Proteins from one Nicotiana tabacum cultivar K326 chromosome 23, ASM71507v2, whole genome shotgun sequence genomic window:
- the LOC107797318 gene encoding uncharacterized protein LOC107797318: MGASIMAVATPKKKSVFVNGVTWGIKVKQLPFMGIMCTVMLFIVYRTTNYQYQQTEMESKLDPFYSSKDSDVDITRLNSLPRGIIQPSSDLELMPLWSTSGSRSKASISSSRNLLAIAVGVKQKSNVDALVQKFLSENFTIVLFHYDGHVDGWWDLQWSKEAIHIVANNQTKWWFAKRFLHPAVVSIYDYIFLWDEDLGVKNFHPGRYLKIVKSEGLEISQPALDRNSTDIHHRITIRSKKKRFHRRVYDSRGSTKCSDESEGPPCSGFVEGMAPVFSRSAWLCAWHLIQNDLVHGWGMDMKLGYCAQGDRTKKVGVVDSEYIVHQGIQTLGGPSLKKRSNLEESVKRHDVDVRSEIRRQSTHELQIFKDRWERAVEEDQNWVDPFEASSLRRRQRRKQIRKLKIKLKDYV, translated from the exons ATGGGGGCATCTATCATGGCGGTGGCGACTCCAAAGAAAAAGAGTGTCTTTGTTAATGGG GTAACATGGGGAATAAAGGTGAAACAGCTGCCGTTTATGGGGATTATGTGTACAGTTATGTTGTTTATTGTGTATAGGACCACTAATTATCAGTATCAACAGACAGAG ATGGAATCAAAGTTAGACCCCTTTTATTCTTCAAAG GATTCCGATGTGGATATCACACGTTTGAACAGTTTGCCTCGTGGTATTATCCAACCAAGCTCAGATCTGGAGTTAATGCCTCTTTGGTCTACAAGTGGTTCGAGATCCAAG GCTAGCATTTCTAGCTCTCGCAACCTGTTGGCAATTGCAGTTGGTGTTAAACAAAAGAGTAATGTCGATGCTCTTGTCCAAAAG TTTCTTTCAGAGAATTTTACAATCGTCTTGTTCCACTATGATGGACATGTTGATGGTTGGTGGGACCTCCAATGGAGTAAAGAGGCCATTCATATTGTTGCAAACAACCAAACAAAATG GTGGTTTGCGAAGCGGTTCTTACATCCTGCTGTTGTTTCTATCTACGATTACATTTTCCTTTGGGATGAAGATTTGGGCGTGAAGAATTTCCACCCTGGAAG GTACCTCAAAATTGTGAAATCAGAAGGACTGGAAATTTCCCAGCCAGCCTTGGACCGGAACTCAACTGATATACATCACAGAATCACAATAAGAAGCAAGAAGAAAAGGTTCCACAG AAGAGTGTATGATAGTAGAGGTAGTACAAAATGTTCAGATGAAAGTGAAGGTCCGCCATGCAGCGG ATTTGTGGAAGGAATGGCTCCAGTCTTTTCAAGATCTGCTTGGTTGTGTGCTTGGCATCTTATACAA AATGATCTTGTTCACGGATGGGGAATGGATATGAAACTTGGTTATTGTGCACAG GGGGACCGAACCAAGAAAGTGGGAGTAGTTGATAGTGAATATATAGTCCACCAGGGCATTCAAACTTTAGGAGGGCCATCTTTGAAGAAG CGTTCAAATCTTGAAGAGTCTGTGAAG AGACACGACGTTGACGTGCGATCCGAG ATTCGAAGACAGTCAACGCATGAGCTACAAATATTTAAGGATCGGTGGGAACGAGCTGTTGAGGAAGACCAAAACTGGGTGGATCCATTTGAAGCTAGCAGCCTGAGACGTAGACAACGGCGTAAACAAATACGAAAATTAAAGATTAAGCTAAAAGACTATGTTTAA